A single window of Methylocella tundrae DNA harbors:
- a CDS encoding AraC family transcriptional regulator: MTELPENLTIRPEVEVDSPASTDLLSRVLAQIHLTGDHVYSRALTPEGRLDLEAEAAHVCIVTQGALRIEGEESGPMVMDTGDLVMLPRGAGDLRLTASGAPATMVLCRFRFDPDSLRGMVSALPGCIHIRQAEGAGWLEGIVHFLMLEAGDIQPGAALMVSRLIDLVVIRTLRSWVHQGPASGWLGGLADVRIANALKAIHERPMQRWSIETLAAIAGMSRSSFCERFTALVGRAPLRYHNEWRLALARDLLSKRDARVGEIGFSIGYESEAAFSRAYKALFGHSPRVDYRLSIRG, from the coding sequence CGATCTGCTGTCGCGCGTGCTGGCGCAAATCCACCTCACGGGAGACCACGTCTATTCCCGCGCCCTCACGCCGGAGGGCCGCTTGGATTTGGAAGCCGAGGCCGCGCACGTCTGCATCGTGACCCAGGGGGCCCTGCGCATCGAGGGCGAGGAGAGCGGGCCCATGGTCATGGATACGGGCGATCTTGTGATGTTGCCGCGTGGCGCGGGCGACCTGCGACTGACGGCCTCGGGCGCCCCCGCGACCATGGTCCTTTGCCGCTTCCGGTTCGATCCGGACAGCCTCCGCGGGATGGTGTCCGCCCTGCCTGGATGCATCCACATCCGACAGGCGGAGGGCGCGGGCTGGCTGGAGGGGATCGTGCATTTCCTGATGCTCGAGGCCGGCGATATTCAGCCTGGCGCCGCCTTGATGGTCTCCCGACTGATCGACTTGGTGGTCATCCGCACATTGCGCAGTTGGGTCCATCAAGGGCCCGCATCCGGATGGTTAGGAGGACTTGCCGATGTGCGCATCGCAAATGCTCTGAAGGCCATTCATGAGCGGCCCATGCAGCGGTGGAGCATCGAGACCCTCGCGGCTATTGCAGGAATGTCCCGCTCCAGCTTTTGTGAGCGCTTCACCGCCTTGGTAGGCCGTGCGCCGCTGCGCTACCATAATGAGTGGCGCTTGGCGCTAGCACGGGACCTGCTGAGCAAGCGCGACGCGCGGGTCGGCGAAATCGGGTTTAGCATCGGCTACGAGTCGGAGGCCGCATTCAGCCGCGCTTATAAAGCGCTTTTCGGCCACTCACCGCGCGTCGATTATAGACTGAGCATTCGAGGTTGA